Genomic window (bacterium):
CGTGAATCGGCGGAGATTATCTCGCCGCCCAGCCTTTCCGCGGTCTCGACCCCCAGGACAGTCTTGCCCGAGGCGGTCGGTCCGGCCAGCACCAGCACTGGGATCAAGTTCGGCCGAACCTCCTGTCCACCTCCTCCAGCGACAGATGGACCATGGTGTTGCGCCCGTGCACATCCGCGTAGGGCAGCTCGGTGGCGAACAGACGGTCGACCAGCTCGTTCATCTCGCGGCCCTCCATACGGCGCCCGCTCTTGATCGCCGCGCGGCAAGCCAGGGAGCGGGCCAGGCGCTGGTGACGGGTGCCGGTGGAGCCCTGGCCCTCGCGCACCAGGTCGCGCAACATCTCGCGCAGGTAGCCCTCGGCGTGGCCCAGGCCCTCCAGGGCCGGGGTGGAGCGGATCACCACGCTGTTCGAGCCGAAATCCTCCAACTCGAACCCGGCCTGCTCCAGAAGGGCGGCGAAATCCAACGCCGCGGCGTGCTCCTCGGGCGACAGGTCGAGGGTGAACGGGAACAGAAGGCGCTGACGGCTCATGCCGCCGCGGGTCATCCCGGCCAGTATCTGCTCGTACAGAATGCGCTCGTGCGCCGCGTGCTGATCTATTATCATGCAGCCGTCCTTGGTCTCCACGAAAATGTAGCGGTCGTGGAGTTGCCAGATCTCGGGCAGCACGGTCGGCGACTCCACCGCTGTCCCGGCCGGCGCTTTCTCCGGTTCCGGCCCGGCCTCCGGCACCACCTTGAGCGGGGCCGTGGACTGGGCTTTCGGCCCGGACGCGGCCGGCGTCAGGGGCATCAGGAACGAGGTCTGGAACGCTCCGGAGCCGCGTGCGCGCACGCTCTCGGCCACCCGCCGCGGCAACTGCCCGGGCCCGGGCGCCGCGGCCACACCCCCGCGGGTCAGCCGTCCCGAGGACATGGAGGCGCCTTCGAACTCCGGAGTGGCCCCGGTCGCGCGCAGCCCCTGCTCCACCGCCCTGTGCAGCAGCGAGAACAGGTAGCCCTCGTCCCGGAAACGCACCTCGAGCTTGGCCGGGTGGACATTCACATCCACCTCGGACGGGTCGAGGGTGAGGAACAGAAAGAACGACGGCTGCCCGGAGGACGGGATCGTGCTCTGGTAGCCCTGGCGCACGGCCTGGGCCAGCGCGCGGCTGAAAAACGGCCGACGGTTGATGAACATGTACTGCTCGGCGCGCATGTCCCCCACTGCGTCCGGGGCCTGGATCAGCCCGCCGATCGCGGACTCGCCCCGCTCCAGCAGCACGGGCAGCATCTTGCCTGTGCGCTTGGCCCCGAACAGGGCCTCGACCCGCTCGGACAGGGTGACCGCCGCCGGCGCGTTTATCAGCTCGCGGCCCTCGTGGCTCACCCGGAACGCGGTCTCGATCTGGGCCACCGCCACCTGGGTCATGTTCCGCAGGATATGCCGCAGTTCGGTCTGGTCCGATTTCATGAACTTGCGGCGCGCCGGGACATTGAAAAAGAGGTTGCGCACCGTGGCCGTGGTCCCGGCAGCGCGGGCGGTCTCCGAGACCTCCAGGGTGCGCCCGCCCTCGATCACCACCAGGGTGCCGGACGGGTCCTCGCGCGTGGCGGTCTCCAGCTCGAACCGGCTGACCGCCGCGATACTGGGCAGGGCCTCGCCCCGGAACCCCAGGGTGGCGATGTGCGCCAGGTCATCGGCCGAGCGTATCTTGCTGGTGGCGTGACGGCAGAACGCCAGCTCGGCATCCTGACGGCCCATGCCGGAGCCGTCGTCGCTCACGCGGATCAGACGGCTGCCAGCGGATTCCAGCTCCACGCCGATCCGCCGCGCACCGGCGTCCAGGGCGTTCTCCACCAGTTCCTTGACCACCGAGGCGGGACGCTCGATCACTTCACCCGCGGCGATCAGGTTCTTTGTTTTTTCATCCAGAAGGAGGATGCTGTTTTTCATTTTGTCCCTTGTGCGTCCGTTTTTGTCAAATCATTAAAATATAAACAATCTGCCGCCCGGCTGACAATCAAAAATTCCGGCATGCTCCGCCGCGCGCCACGGCTCGGCCGCGCAGGCACGGTTTTCAAGCTTGACAAAAGCCCGCCTGAAAAATACAATTAGCATTGTTTTCAAGTTAAACCACTGTCCGGAGACCCGCATGAAGCTCATC
Coding sequences:
- the mutL gene encoding DNA mismatch repair endonuclease MutL, with the protein product MKNSILLLDEKTKNLIAAGEVIERPASVVKELVENALDAGARRIGVELESAGSRLIRVSDDGSGMGRQDAELAFCRHATSKIRSADDLAHIATLGFRGEALPSIAAVSRFELETATREDPSGTLVVIEGGRTLEVSETARAAGTTATVRNLFFNVPARRKFMKSDQTELRHILRNMTQVAVAQIETAFRVSHEGRELINAPAAVTLSERVEALFGAKRTGKMLPVLLERGESAIGGLIQAPDAVGDMRAEQYMFINRRPFFSRALAQAVRQGYQSTIPSSGQPSFFLFLTLDPSEVDVNVHPAKLEVRFRDEGYLFSLLHRAVEQGLRATGATPEFEGASMSSGRLTRGGVAAAPGPGQLPRRVAESVRARGSGAFQTSFLMPLTPAASGPKAQSTAPLKVVPEAGPEPEKAPAGTAVESPTVLPEIWQLHDRYIFVETKDGCMIIDQHAAHERILYEQILAGMTRGGMSRQRLLFPFTLDLSPEEHAAALDFAALLEQAGFELEDFGSNSVVIRSTPALEGLGHAEGYLREMLRDLVREGQGSTGTRHQRLARSLACRAAIKSGRRMEGREMNELVDRLFATELPYADVHGRNTMVHLSLEEVDRRFGRT